A region of Bradyrhizobium sp. SZCCHNS1050 DNA encodes the following proteins:
- a CDS encoding NADH:flavin oxidoreductase: MSDLDTSVLFRPFRLKSLELKNRIVMAPMTRNAAPNGVPGEANAAYYRRRAEGGVGLILTEGTVVNRPASRNEPNIPFFHGDAALAGWQNVASAVHTAGGRIAPQIWHTGSTKGMSRWEPDAPVESPSGLVAPGKPRGNAMTENDIADTVAAFAQAAADAKRTGFDAVEIHGAHGYLVDEFFWSGTNQREDRYGGATIKERSRFAGEVVAAIRKAVGPDFPIILRVSQWKQQDYAARLAETPALMADWLQPLVAAGVDILHCSQRRFWEPEFPDVDGEKGLNFAGWAKKITGAATISVGSVGLSDEFFSAFAGKPSTTADLDALLERMAKEEFDLIAVGRALISDAEWVAKIKAGDKAGLKGFSAADLGALV; the protein is encoded by the coding sequence ATGTCCGACCTCGATACCAGCGTGCTGTTTCGTCCGTTTCGCCTGAAGTCGCTGGAGCTGAAGAACCGCATCGTCATGGCGCCGATGACCCGCAACGCCGCGCCGAACGGCGTTCCCGGCGAGGCCAACGCCGCCTATTACCGCCGCCGCGCCGAAGGTGGCGTGGGGCTGATCCTCACCGAGGGCACGGTCGTCAACCGCCCGGCCTCGCGCAACGAGCCCAATATTCCCTTCTTCCACGGCGATGCCGCGCTGGCGGGCTGGCAGAACGTGGCAAGCGCCGTGCACACCGCCGGCGGCCGCATCGCGCCACAGATCTGGCACACCGGCTCGACCAAGGGCATGAGCCGCTGGGAGCCCGATGCGCCGGTCGAGAGCCCATCCGGGCTGGTTGCGCCCGGCAAGCCGCGCGGCAACGCGATGACCGAGAACGACATCGCCGACACCGTTGCCGCATTCGCGCAAGCCGCGGCCGACGCCAAGCGCACGGGCTTCGACGCCGTCGAGATCCATGGTGCGCACGGCTATCTGGTCGACGAGTTCTTCTGGTCCGGCACCAACCAGCGCGAGGACCGCTATGGCGGCGCCACCATCAAGGAGCGCTCCCGCTTTGCCGGCGAGGTCGTCGCCGCGATCCGCAAGGCGGTGGGTCCCGATTTCCCGATCATCCTGCGCGTCAGCCAGTGGAAGCAGCAGGACTATGCGGCGCGCCTCGCCGAGACGCCGGCGCTGATGGCCGACTGGCTGCAGCCGCTGGTCGCGGCCGGCGTCGACATCCTGCACTGCTCGCAGCGCCGTTTCTGGGAGCCGGAATTCCCGGACGTGGACGGCGAGAAGGGCCTGAACTTCGCCGGCTGGGCCAAGAAGATCACGGGCGCTGCGACCATCAGCGTCGGCTCGGTCGGCTTGTCCGATGAATTCTTCTCGGCCTTCGCCGGCAAGCCGTCGACGACGGCCGATCTCGATGCGCTGCTGGAGCGCATGGCCAAGGAGGAGTTCGACCTCATTGCGGTCGGCCGCGCGCTGATCAGCGATGCCGAATGGGTCGCCAAGATCAAGGCCGGCGACAAGGCGGGCCTGAAGGGCTTCAGCGCAGCGGATCTCGGCGCGCTGGTTTGA
- a CDS encoding cytochrome P450 — protein sequence MFAFDPYSPAVDADPFPFYKTLRDEHPCFWSPQAQVWILSRYADVAAAGTNWQTYSSAKGNLMTELPNRAGATLGTTDPPRHDRLRGLVQHAFMKRNLESLSGPIRDIARDCAEALRGQDRFDFIEAFSSKFTVRVLFAALGLPLGDEQTVRDKAVLMVQSDPVSRAKGPQHIAAYNWMQDYAAGIIAERRARPQNDLISHFSMAEIDGDKLDEREVLLTTTTLIMAGIESLGGFMTMLAYNLADHAEARRAVVANPDLMADAVEESLRFNTSAQRFRRCLQKDVTLHGQTMREGDFVCLAYGSANRDERQFPNPDVYDIRRKPRGHLGFGGGVHACLGSAIARMAIKIAFDELHKVVPDYRRTQEQLPWMPSSTFRSPMYLELTVH from the coding sequence ATGTTCGCGTTCGACCCATATTCGCCTGCGGTCGATGCCGACCCGTTCCCATTCTACAAGACGCTGCGCGACGAGCACCCCTGCTTCTGGAGCCCGCAGGCCCAGGTGTGGATCCTGTCGCGCTATGCCGATGTGGCGGCGGCCGGAACGAACTGGCAGACCTATTCGTCGGCCAAGGGCAACCTGATGACCGAGCTGCCGAACCGTGCCGGCGCGACGCTCGGCACCACCGACCCGCCGCGCCACGACCGGCTGCGCGGCCTCGTCCAGCATGCCTTCATGAAGCGCAATCTGGAGAGCCTGTCAGGCCCGATCCGCGACATCGCGCGCGACTGCGCCGAGGCGCTGCGCGGCCAGGACCGGTTCGACTTCATCGAGGCGTTCTCCTCGAAATTCACCGTGCGCGTGCTGTTCGCCGCCCTCGGCCTGCCGCTCGGCGACGAGCAGACGGTGCGCGACAAGGCGGTGCTGATGGTGCAGAGCGATCCGGTGAGCCGCGCCAAGGGACCGCAGCACATCGCAGCCTACAACTGGATGCAGGACTATGCGGCCGGCATCATCGCGGAGCGCCGCGCGCGGCCGCAGAACGACCTGATCTCGCATTTCAGCATGGCCGAGATCGACGGCGACAAGCTCGACGAGCGCGAGGTGCTGCTGACGACGACCACGCTGATCATGGCCGGCATCGAGTCGCTCGGCGGTTTCATGACGATGTTGGCTTACAATCTCGCCGATCACGCGGAGGCGCGCCGGGCCGTCGTCGCCAATCCCGACCTGATGGCGGACGCCGTGGAAGAGTCGCTGCGCTTCAACACCTCGGCGCAGCGCTTCCGCCGCTGCCTGCAGAAGGACGTCACCCTGCACGGCCAGACCATGCGCGAGGGCGATTTCGTCTGCCTCGCCTACGGCTCCGCCAACCGCGACGAGCGGCAGTTTCCCAATCCGGATGTCTATGACATCAGGCGCAAGCCACGCGGCCATCTCGGCTTCGGCGGCGGCGTGCACGCCTGTCTGGGATCGGCGATCGCGCGCATGGCGATCAAGATCGCGTTCGACGAGCTGCACAAGGTCGTGCCGGACTATCGCCGCACCCAGGAGCAACTGCCCTGGATGCCGTCTTCGACCTTCCGCAGCCCGATGTATCTCGAGCTGACGGTGCATTAG
- a CDS encoding helix-turn-helix domain-containing protein, whose protein sequence is MPRFRTKPSIPAFALYGEASAAQPDMLHVEPIQVRSKLYRWEIEAHTHQGLHQILWVAAGPAEIALDESRERCTGPVAVIIPPGVVHAFRFSRDTDGYVLTFNPRAVVEGDVPATGEALRDLFATAQILHLDAQAVATRRIAALFVDLADEFAAADSAASPVPHWLGRSIVWRLAQQSARQSQGARRGSGHAALFTRFIVLVEAHHRDHWSVARYADELGMTPERLNRLTRAETGQSALDIVHARLAREACRRLTYIAAPVSKLAFELGFKDPAYFCRFFKRHTGASPRDYRRAMGVGDDAAPPAG, encoded by the coding sequence ATGCCCCGCTTTCGCACCAAGCCGTCGATCCCCGCGTTCGCGCTGTACGGCGAAGCGTCGGCCGCGCAGCCGGACATGCTGCATGTCGAGCCGATCCAGGTGCGCAGCAAGCTGTATCGCTGGGAGATCGAGGCGCACACCCATCAGGGCCTGCACCAGATCCTCTGGGTCGCTGCCGGTCCGGCCGAGATCGCCCTGGACGAAAGCCGCGAGCGCTGTACCGGCCCGGTCGCCGTGATCATTCCCCCCGGCGTCGTCCATGCCTTCCGCTTCTCGCGCGACACTGACGGCTATGTGCTGACGTTCAATCCGCGGGCGGTGGTGGAGGGCGACGTGCCGGCGACCGGCGAGGCGTTGCGCGACTTGTTCGCAACCGCGCAGATCCTGCATCTCGACGCACAGGCGGTCGCGACGCGGCGCATCGCCGCGCTGTTCGTCGACCTCGCCGACGAGTTCGCCGCCGCCGATTCCGCGGCCTCGCCGGTTCCGCACTGGCTCGGTCGCTCGATCGTGTGGCGGCTGGCGCAGCAGAGCGCGCGGCAGTCGCAAGGCGCGCGGCGCGGCAGCGGGCATGCCGCGCTGTTCACCCGCTTCATCGTGCTGGTCGAGGCGCATCACCGCGATCACTGGTCGGTGGCGCGCTACGCCGACGAACTCGGCATGACGCCGGAGCGGCTCAATCGGTTGACGCGGGCCGAGACCGGTCAGTCCGCGCTCGACATCGTGCATGCGCGGCTCGCGCGCGAGGCGTGCCGGCGGCTCACCTATATTGCGGCGCCGGTGTCGAAGCTGGCGTTCGAGCTCGGTTTCAAGGACCCGGCCTATTTCTGCCGCTTCTTCAAGCGGCACACCGGGGCGAGCCCGCGCGACTATCGCCGTGCGATGGGCGTCGGAGACGACGCGGCGCCGCCGGCAGGCTGA
- the pobA gene encoding 4-hydroxybenzoate 3-monooxygenase, whose translation MKVQVCIIGGGPSGLMLSQLLHLQGIDTIILEKSSRDYVLSRIRAGVLEHGFAELMREAQCGERMDREGEIHHGFYIAHDGKLDRVDLHKYSGGNSVMVYGQTELTRDLYEARDKLGGKVVHNAADVTPHDIASDKPFVTYRQDEEVVRIDCDYIIGADGFHGVSRKSIPHDKLTEYERVYPFGWLGVLSRTKPVSPELIYAKHERGFALCSLRSQVLSRYYVQVPLTDKVEDWSDDAFWEELKRRLPAEIAGRLITGPSIEKSIAPLRSFVAEPMRYGRLFLAGDAAHIVPPTGARGLNSAASDIYYLYHALLDHYKKGDDRGIDGYSQRALARIWKAQRFSWWMTTLLHRFPDRLSYDDRLQDTELAYLFSSEAAQRSLAENYVGLPF comes from the coding sequence ATGAAAGTCCAAGTCTGCATCATCGGCGGAGGCCCGTCGGGCCTGATGCTGTCGCAGCTCCTGCATCTGCAGGGCATCGATACGATCATCCTGGAGAAATCCAGCCGCGACTACGTGCTGTCGCGCATCCGTGCCGGCGTGCTCGAGCACGGCTTTGCCGAGCTGATGCGCGAGGCGCAGTGCGGCGAGCGCATGGACCGCGAGGGCGAGATCCATCACGGTTTCTACATCGCCCATGACGGCAAGCTCGATCGCGTCGACCTGCACAAATATTCCGGCGGCAACTCGGTGATGGTCTATGGCCAGACCGAGTTGACGCGCGATCTCTACGAGGCCCGCGACAAGCTCGGCGGCAAGGTCGTGCACAACGCGGCCGACGTGACGCCGCACGACATCGCTTCCGACAAGCCCTTCGTCACCTACCGTCAGGACGAGGAGGTCGTCCGCATCGACTGCGACTACATCATCGGCGCCGACGGCTTTCATGGCGTCAGCCGCAAGTCGATCCCGCACGACAAGCTGACGGAATACGAGCGGGTGTACCCATTCGGCTGGCTCGGCGTGCTGTCGCGCACCAAGCCGGTGTCGCCGGAGCTGATCTATGCCAAGCACGAGCGCGGCTTCGCGCTGTGCTCGCTGCGCTCGCAGGTGCTGAGCCGGTACTATGTCCAGGTGCCGCTCACCGACAAGGTAGAGGACTGGAGCGACGACGCGTTCTGGGAGGAGCTGAAGCGCCGGCTGCCGGCGGAGATCGCTGGCCGTCTGATCACCGGGCCCTCGATCGAGAAGAGCATCGCGCCGCTGCGCAGCTTCGTCGCCGAGCCGATGCGCTACGGCAGGCTGTTCCTGGCCGGCGACGCCGCCCATATCGTGCCGCCGACCGGCGCGCGCGGGCTGAACTCGGCTGCGTCCGACATCTACTATCTCTATCATGCGCTGCTCGACCACTACAAGAAAGGCGACGATCGCGGCATCGACGGCTACTCGCAGCGGGCGCTGGCGCGGATCTGGAAGGCGCAGCGCTTCTCCTGGTGGATGACGACGCTCTTGCATCGTTTCCCCGACCGGCTGTCCTACGACGACAGACTGCAGGACACCGAGCTCGCCTATCTGTTCTCGTCCGAAGCCGCGCAGCGGTCGCTGGCGGAGAACTATGTCGGGCTGCCGTTCTGA
- a CDS encoding LacI family DNA-binding transcriptional regulator, translated as MNAPLTLRDIARQAGVSLATVDRVLHNRPGVRPDTVRRVKDAMERSAFQPHAAASELARARARRFAFVMPSGANPFMQQIQAHLGDLTSWMAARRLTVDVVTTDVFDAAVLAAKLEQLVGQVDGVAVVALDHPSVRAAINDLVESGAKVVTLVSDVPSSRRHHYVGIDNIAAGRTAGALVGRFAGGRAGRVAIMAGSQSLRDHAERIFGFGQVLAAEFRQLEVLPVAEGHDVDDRSEHLMRKLLTEHRDIVGLYNVGAGTAGVAKALTESGRADNIVFVGHDVTALTRKLLLNGVMDAAISQNPGHEARSAVRVLLALARGEPILSEQETIRIDIVMRDNLP; from the coding sequence ATGAACGCGCCGCTGACATTGCGGGATATTGCGCGGCAGGCGGGCGTGAGCCTCGCCACTGTGGATCGCGTGCTGCACAACCGGCCGGGCGTGCGCCCGGATACGGTGCGACGCGTCAAGGACGCGATGGAGCGCAGCGCGTTCCAGCCGCATGCGGCGGCCTCCGAACTCGCCCGTGCCCGCGCGCGGCGCTTTGCCTTCGTGATGCCGTCCGGCGCCAATCCCTTCATGCAGCAGATTCAGGCGCATCTCGGCGATCTGACGAGCTGGATGGCCGCGCGCCGGCTCACGGTCGATGTGGTCACGACGGACGTGTTCGATGCGGCCGTGCTGGCCGCGAAGCTCGAGCAGCTCGTCGGTCAGGTCGACGGCGTCGCGGTGGTGGCGCTCGATCATCCGAGCGTGCGCGCGGCGATCAACGATCTCGTCGAGTCCGGCGCCAAGGTGGTGACGCTGGTGTCGGACGTGCCGTCGTCGCGACGGCATCATTATGTCGGCATCGACAACATCGCCGCCGGCCGCACCGCGGGCGCGCTGGTCGGACGCTTCGCCGGTGGCAGGGCGGGGCGGGTCGCGATCATGGCCGGCTCGCAAAGCCTGCGCGATCATGCCGAGCGCATCTTCGGCTTCGGCCAGGTCCTGGCGGCGGAGTTTCGGCAACTTGAGGTTTTGCCGGTCGCTGAGGGGCATGACGTGGACGATCGCTCAGAGCACCTCATGCGCAAGCTGCTGACCGAGCATCGCGACATCGTCGGGCTCTACAATGTCGGCGCTGGCACGGCCGGCGTCGCCAAGGCGCTGACCGAGTCGGGGCGCGCCGACAACATCGTGTTCGTCGGCCACGACGTGACGGCACTGACGCGCAAGCTGCTGTTGAACGGCGTGATGGACGCGGCGATTTCGCAGAACCCGGGACACGAGGCGCGCTCCGCGGTGCGCGTGCTCCTGGCGCTGGCGCGCGGCGAGCCGATCCTGAGCGAACAGGAGACGATCCGCATCGACATCGTGATGCGGGACAATCTGCCGTGA
- the xylB gene encoding xylulokinase — protein MFLGLDVGTSGVKAVLEDETGALIASAARPLALSHPQPLWSEQNPDHWVEAVIGAVDDLARERPRETAAVSGIGLSGQMHGATLLNRTGRPLRPAILWNDGRSQAECAELERRCPELHAIAGNLAMPGFTAPKLVWVAKHEPKIFAEVAKVLLPKAYVRYRLSGEMVEDMSDAAGTLWLDVGARRWSEKLLAATGLGLDHMPRLVEGNERSAVLSPELARRWGMGADVVIAGGAGDNAASAIGLGAITPGDAFLSLGTSGVLFRVTDRFAPAPEAAVHAFCHALGGLWHQMGVMLSAAASLAWLARLLETPEAALLAPLGISVERPSPVQFLPYLDGERTPHNDAHAAGALVGLRSAAGRGDLVQAVLEGVAFASRDMFAALARSAQPITELDLVGGGSRSLLWAQIMADVLGVTVHRVEEGEVGAAIGAARLGRLAATGAAPADVCRKPQRLQSFEPRAPQRAAYDAAYAQWRKLYPALKE, from the coding sequence GTGTTTCTCGGACTGGATGTCGGCACATCCGGCGTGAAGGCCGTGCTGGAGGACGAGACGGGCGCGCTGATCGCGAGCGCCGCGCGGCCGCTGGCGCTGTCGCATCCGCAGCCGCTGTGGTCCGAGCAGAATCCGGATCACTGGGTCGAGGCCGTCATCGGCGCGGTCGATGATCTCGCGCGGGAGCGTCCGCGCGAGACCGCTGCCGTCAGCGGCATCGGCCTGTCCGGCCAGATGCACGGCGCGACCTTGCTGAACCGCACCGGTCGGCCGCTGCGGCCGGCGATCCTTTGGAATGACGGCCGCTCGCAGGCCGAATGCGCCGAGCTCGAACGCCGCTGTCCCGAACTGCACGCCATCGCCGGCAACCTCGCGATGCCCGGCTTCACCGCGCCGAAGCTCGTCTGGGTGGCGAAGCACGAGCCGAAGATATTTGCCGAGGTCGCGAAGGTGCTGCTGCCGAAGGCCTATGTGCGCTATCGGCTGTCCGGCGAGATGGTCGAGGACATGTCGGATGCGGCGGGCACCCTGTGGCTCGATGTCGGCGCGCGGCGCTGGTCGGAGAAACTGCTGGCGGCGACCGGGCTCGGTCTCGATCACATGCCGCGCCTCGTCGAGGGCAATGAGCGCAGTGCCGTGTTGTCGCCCGAGCTGGCGCGGCGCTGGGGCATGGGGGCTGACGTCGTGATCGCGGGCGGCGCCGGCGACAACGCGGCGAGCGCAATCGGACTCGGCGCCATCACGCCCGGCGATGCCTTCCTGTCGCTCGGCACATCAGGCGTGCTGTTCCGGGTGACCGACCGCTTCGCGCCAGCGCCGGAAGCGGCCGTGCATGCGTTCTGCCATGCGCTCGGCGGTCTCTGGCATCAGATGGGCGTGATGCTGTCGGCCGCGGCCTCGCTGGCGTGGCTGGCGCGCCTTCTCGAGACGCCGGAAGCCGCACTGCTGGCGCCGCTCGGTATCAGCGTCGAACGTCCGAGCCCGGTGCAGTTCCTGCCTTATCTCGACGGCGAGCGCACGCCGCACAACGATGCCCATGCCGCCGGCGCCTTGGTCGGCCTGCGCAGCGCCGCCGGCCGCGGTGATCTCGTGCAGGCGGTGCTGGAGGGCGTGGCGTTTGCCTCACGCGACATGTTCGCCGCGCTCGCGCGCAGCGCGCAGCCGATCACAGAGCTCGATCTCGTCGGCGGCGGCTCGCGCTCTTTGTTGTGGGCGCAGATCATGGCCGACGTGCTTGGCGTCACCGTGCACCGGGTCGAGGAGGGCGAGGTCGGCGCCGCCATCGGCGCCGCGCGGCTCGGCCGTCTTGCCGCGACCGGCGCAGCACCGGCCGATGTCTGCCGCAAGCCGCAGCGGCTGCAGAGTTTCGAACCCCGCGCGCCGCAGCGCGCGGCATATGACGCCGCCTACGCGCAATGGCGCAAGCTCTATCCTGCTCTCAAGGAGTAA
- the xylA gene encoding xylose isomerase, with the protein MNVQAPFFQTGATVSYGGPESRSPLSFRWYDKDRVIRGKRMEDHLRFAVCYWHSFCWPGSDPFGGETFLRPWQHGDDAMAMARAKADVAFELFRLLDVPFFTFHDVDAAPEGATLKESVANLNAIGDLFEQKMASAKVRLLWGTANLFSHRRYMAGAATNPDPDVFTYAAGQVRAALEVTHRLGGANYVLWGGREGYETLLNTDMKRELDQLGRFVALVVEHKHKIGFKGPLLIEPKPKEPTKHQYDFDVATCYGFLRRYDLLNDVKLNIEQNHAILAGHSFQHEIALAQALGVFGSLDINRGDDLLGWDTDQFAMNVPELALVFHDMLKGGGFTTGGLNFDAKIRRQSIDPDDLLHAHVGSMDACARALIAADEMLTDSALTAPLARRYAGWDGDEGQAILAGRRSLAELADRAVNTGLDPQPRSGRQEYLESVVNRYV; encoded by the coding sequence GTGAACGTCCAGGCCCCCTTCTTCCAGACCGGCGCGACCGTCAGCTATGGCGGGCCCGAGTCACGCAGCCCGCTGTCGTTCCGCTGGTACGACAAGGATCGCGTCATCCGCGGCAAGCGGATGGAGGATCATCTGCGCTTCGCGGTCTGCTACTGGCATTCGTTCTGCTGGCCGGGCAGCGATCCGTTCGGCGGCGAGACCTTCCTGCGGCCGTGGCAGCATGGCGACGACGCGATGGCGATGGCGCGGGCCAAGGCCGACGTGGCGTTCGAGTTGTTCCGGCTGCTCGACGTGCCGTTCTTCACCTTCCACGACGTCGATGCGGCGCCGGAAGGCGCGACGCTGAAGGAGTCGGTTGCCAACCTCAATGCGATCGGCGATCTGTTCGAGCAGAAGATGGCGTCTGCCAAGGTGCGGCTGCTGTGGGGCACCGCCAATCTGTTCTCGCATCGCCGCTACATGGCGGGCGCCGCGACCAATCCGGATCCGGATGTGTTCACCTACGCGGCGGGACAGGTGCGTGCCGCACTCGAGGTGACGCATCGTCTCGGCGGCGCCAACTACGTGCTGTGGGGCGGCCGCGAGGGCTACGAGACCCTGCTCAACACCGACATGAAGCGCGAGCTCGACCAGCTCGGCCGCTTCGTCGCGCTGGTCGTCGAGCACAAGCACAAGATCGGCTTCAAGGGCCCGCTGCTGATCGAGCCGAAGCCGAAGGAGCCGACCAAGCATCAGTATGATTTCGACGTCGCCACCTGCTACGGCTTCCTGCGGCGCTATGACCTTTTGAACGACGTCAAGCTCAATATCGAGCAGAACCACGCCATCCTCGCCGGCCATTCGTTCCAGCACGAGATCGCGCTGGCGCAGGCGCTCGGCGTGTTCGGCTCCCTCGACATCAACCGCGGCGACGATCTGCTCGGCTGGGACACCGACCAGTTCGCGATGAACGTGCCGGAGCTGGCGCTGGTGTTCCACGACATGCTCAAGGGCGGCGGCTTCACCACGGGCGGGCTGAATTTCGACGCCAAGATCCGCCGGCAGTCGATCGATCCGGATGACCTGCTGCACGCCCATGTCGGCTCGATGGATGCCTGCGCGCGGGCGCTGATCGCCGCCGACGAGATGCTGACCGACAGTGCGCTGACCGCGCCGCTGGCGCGGCGCTACGCCGGCTGGGACGGCGACGAGGGGCAGGCGATCCTCGCCGGCCGCCGCTCGCTCGCCGAGCTCGCCGACCGCGCCGTCAACACCGGCCTCGATCCGCAGCCGCGGTCCGGCCGGCAGGAATATCTCGAAAGCGTGGTGAACCGCTATGTCTGA
- a CDS encoding ATP-binding cassette domain-containing protein yields the protein MSTAAQPVLELKGIGKQFGAIRALQGVDLSIGSGEVVGLMGDNGAGKSTLVRIIAGNFPPSQGTIHFGGREVHFHRPMDSRSVGIEVVYQDLALANNLTAAANVFLGRELKRNFGPLVLLDHKGMEARALELFRELRSETRPHDLVKDMSGGQRQAVAIARTRLSNARLVMMDEPTAAISVRQVEQVLSLIHRLKEQGIAVILISHRMPDIFAVCDRVVVMRRGEKKADKPVGETSPEEVTALITGAKEAA from the coding sequence ATGAGCACCGCCGCGCAGCCGGTCCTTGAGCTGAAGGGCATCGGCAAGCAGTTCGGCGCGATCCGCGCGCTGCAGGGCGTGGATCTTTCGATCGGCTCCGGCGAGGTCGTCGGCCTGATGGGCGATAACGGCGCCGGCAAGTCCACGCTGGTGCGGATCATCGCCGGCAATTTTCCGCCGAGCCAGGGCACGATCCATTTCGGCGGCCGCGAGGTGCATTTCCATCGCCCGATGGATTCGCGCAGCGTCGGCATCGAGGTCGTGTACCAGGACCTTGCGCTCGCCAACAACCTCACGGCAGCGGCCAACGTGTTTCTCGGCCGCGAGCTGAAGCGCAATTTCGGCCCGCTGGTGCTGCTCGACCACAAGGGCATGGAGGCGCGTGCGCTGGAGCTGTTTCGCGAGCTGCGCTCGGAGACGCGGCCACATGATCTCGTCAAGGACATGTCGGGCGGCCAGCGCCAGGCGGTGGCGATCGCGCGGACGCGGCTGTCCAACGCCAGACTGGTGATGATGGACGAGCCGACCGCGGCGATCTCGGTGCGCCAGGTCGAGCAGGTGCTGAGCCTGATCCATCGCCTGAAGGAACAGGGTATCGCCGTCATCCTGATCTCGCACCGCATGCCTGACATCTTCGCGGTGTGCGATCGCGTCGTGGTGATGCGCCGCGGCGAGAAGAAGGCCGACAAGCCGGTCGGCGAGACCAGCCCCGAGGAAGTGACCGCGCTGATCACTGGCGCCAAGGAGGCGGCGTGA
- a CDS encoding ABC transporter permease, translating to MSVPSETSSAGTDVTFTNVGVIRWWHRGVFASQTAYVTLALIALIIVMSFASPYFLTEGNLQNVAKNFSFIAIATLGITFVIITGGIDLSVGSMMCFAAMITSMVMTTLSTPGMPLSSLFVHLAADGKTVVANVPGLILIVSVLAGLAVSLVVGLINGVCIAVLGLSPFVTTLGMLSIVRGLSYVISNGKGSFPGGPDADYFYALTQGDVYGVPAPFIYLIVLALVMALVLHHTAFGRHVFAIGGNEKAAELTGVSVPRVKIEVYVIGALAAGLQGIIISGWLGSAPANMATSYELNVIAAAVIGGANLAGGLGGPLGAIVGCVLLEVIRNGLVLAQVNSYWQQTLVGVIIIAAVLVDRIRARLL from the coding sequence ATGTCCGTTCCATCCGAGACCAGCTCCGCCGGCACCGACGTCACCTTCACCAATGTCGGCGTCATCAGATGGTGGCACCGCGGCGTGTTCGCCTCGCAGACGGCCTACGTCACGCTGGCGCTCATCGCCCTCATCATCGTGATGAGCTTCGCCAGTCCCTATTTTCTGACCGAAGGCAATCTGCAGAACGTCGCCAAGAACTTCTCCTTCATCGCCATCGCGACGCTCGGCATCACCTTCGTCATCATCACCGGCGGCATCGACCTGTCGGTCGGCTCGATGATGTGTTTCGCGGCGATGATCACCTCGATGGTGATGACGACGCTATCGACGCCGGGGATGCCGCTGTCGTCGCTGTTCGTGCATCTCGCCGCGGACGGCAAGACCGTGGTCGCGAACGTGCCCGGCCTGATCCTGATCGTCTCGGTGCTGGCAGGCCTGGCGGTTTCGCTGGTGGTCGGCCTGATCAACGGCGTCTGCATCGCCGTGCTCGGGCTGTCGCCGTTCGTGACCACGCTCGGCATGCTGTCGATCGTGCGCGGCCTCAGCTACGTGATCTCGAACGGCAAGGGCAGCTTTCCCGGCGGCCCGGACGCCGATTATTTCTATGCGCTGACGCAGGGCGATGTGTACGGCGTGCCGGCGCCCTTCATCTATCTCATCGTGCTGGCGCTGGTGATGGCGCTGGTGCTGCACCACACCGCGTTCGGCCGCCACGTGTTTGCGATCGGCGGCAACGAGAAGGCCGCGGAGCTCACCGGCGTCTCCGTGCCCCGGGTGAAGATCGAGGTCTATGTGATCGGCGCGCTTGCCGCCGGCCTGCAGGGCATCATCATCTCGGGCTGGCTCGGATCGGCGCCCGCCAACATGGCGACGTCCTACGAGCTCAACGTGATCGCCGCCGCCGTGATCGGCGGCGCCAACCTCGCCGGCGGTCTCGGCGGCCCGCTCGGCGCCATCGTCGGCTGCGTGCTGCTCGAGGTGATCAGGAACGGGCTGGTGCTGGCGCAGGTCAACTCCTACTGGCAGCAGACCCTGGTCGGCGTGATCATCATCGCCGCCGTGCTTGTGGATCGTATCCGCGCGCGCCTGCTGTGA